In the genome of Mangifera indica cultivar Alphonso chromosome 9, CATAS_Mindica_2.1, whole genome shotgun sequence, the window CCACGTCACTATTCTTGTGGGGCCCATCAATCCTAAGATCTGAAATACCGGTCTCAATCAACCGAACCGTCTTTACATACAATGATCCAGTGTTACGCGTTTGCATGTAACTCTATGGGGTTGCTTTTATGATCATCGTTTAAATTAGTGATTAAGATTTCACAGCACTTAATCGAAGCACATGTTGCATGTAATTAAACTGATTACGACTAATTCGTAATCCCAACAAAATATGCCCACGGAGAACAAATGTGACCACATGTTAAATTACCAACCAACCAATCATAGACAAGGACCAACCTTGCACGTTAAAAAACTCTTATCTAATCCCATCAACGGCTCAGATTAACCCCACATGGCCTGGATATCGATGAAACCCAGTATCCTTCTCCCGTTCTTCCTTCGACATCAACACCTGACAAAACAGTTTCAGCGCtagaaatattttttgacatccccaaacaatttttcttttttcccctgaattatccatttttatcataaataccACGTCACACCTCTAACTATATAGAAATATTCCATTTTCTTCAGCttcacacacacatatacagcCAGATACCCTCCTTCTGGGCCCTCAAAAAGCGAACGACAAAGCACATTTTCTCAGTTTCTCTTAACAATCTTTCTGTACTTTCACAGAGCAAAAATGGTTTCTTGGGTTGGGGGAAAGTGCGTCGGCAGAGGATCGTTTGGTACCGTGAATATAGCTGTCGACAGTTTAAACGGTACCGTTTTCGCGGTGAAGTCGGTTGATAGAAACGCTTGTCAACCAACTCAAATCGAGTGTTTAGAGAACGAAATCAGAATTCTTCGATCACTTTCTTCCCCTTACGTTGTTAAGTATCTCGGTGACGATGTTTCATACGAGGCTCCAACGACGTCGTACAGAAACCTCCACTTGGAGTACTTACCCGGTGGCACCGTTGCTACTGCAGCTGATGTGGCGACCTACGTGGACGAGATGATTTTACGGTCACACGCCTACTGTGTAGTCTCCGCATTGAGGTACTTACATTCTCGTAATATCGTCCACTGTGATGTTAAAGGGGAGAATATTCTCATTGGTCCGAGTTCAAGTTCGTGTAAACTCGCTGATTTCGGCTCTTCAAAGGAGATTGACGTCTCTGGTGTTCCCATTTTGCCACGTGGAAGTCCACTGTGGATGGCACCGGAGGTGGTAAGAGGTGAGTACCAAGGACCAGAGAGTGATGTCTGGTCCCTGGGTTGCACGATTATTGAGATGGTCACCGGAAGACCCGCGTGGGAAGATTTCGGTGTCGATACGCTAACTCGAATCGGGTTCTCTAAGGAATTGCCCCTTTTTCCGGTTCAGCTATCGGAAATGGATCGTGATTTTGTCGAAAAATGTTTAAGAAGGGAGCCTTGCGAACGGTGGAGTTGTGATCAGCTCTTACAGCATCCATTTTTACACTCTGTATATAATACAGCCACAGTCACTGAGTCATCCCCGCGTTGCGTCCTTGATCGGGTCAACTCGGAGTTCCAAGAAGAAGACGAGGACGATTTTGGTTGTGAAAAATTCGAAAGTTGTGCCAGGGAAAGGATCTCT includes:
- the LOC123225214 gene encoding mitogen-activated protein kinase kinase kinase 18-like, which produces MVSWVGGKCVGRGSFGTVNIAVDSLNGTVFAVKSVDRNACQPTQIECLENEIRILRSLSSPYVVKYLGDDVSYEAPTTSYRNLHLEYLPGGTVATAADVATYVDEMILRSHAYCVVSALRYLHSRNIVHCDVKGENILIGPSSSSCKLADFGSSKEIDVSGVPILPRGSPLWMAPEVVRGEYQGPESDVWSLGCTIIEMVTGRPAWEDFGVDTLTRIGFSKELPLFPVQLSEMDRDFVEKCLRREPCERWSCDQLLQHPFLHSVYNTATVTESSPRCVLDRVNSEFQEEDEDDFGCEKFESCARERISKLASSSRGNWESDGWVAVRDYEAKEEKATREYSNAKNREEQRRSNWVIDTRANSKIENIGGGCNDEW